tttttcttGAGATTAAATCATCTTTTTACGACTATTTGATTGGTAAATTATTGGTGGTTTGAAACTGTTCTTTTGTCACTTCAATAAGCTTACTAGaagattcaaaaaatatttacatttcaTGATAAATTCTAACACCAAAGTTGAGTCGCATATATGATTAGAATTATCGTCAAATCACTTCACTctattttgatgtgttttatgtatcaaataaatgaatttttatttatatctacaaGAATTCTCATGTTTTTCATAAAtgaataattgtaattattcaatacatatttacttgaataattataaCTCTTTGCTATTGATTAAATGACATAACTTTTAGTAACATGAGGCATAACTTGTCATTATAAATAGTGATAACTCTTGATTAATAACCAAGTAACATAACTTTTGAACtatttataacttttcaattatAACTGTTGCGGTTTTTGACCTGCTTGTTCCATATTTTGTTAGTAATGCTTATGAAAATATTGAGCTagtctattatttatattttcgcaatatttttctttcttcccattcttctttattatttattttgcaatttttccAAACAAATAACTTTTATTGGCTTATCAAAttactttgaaaatatttttaaaataactttttctgCTTATATagcttatttttaataaataaatataaaaaaagaggCAATATTGTTGTTGAAGATTCTATCACTACTTGTCTATAGGTTGAGTGCGTGTGTTATAATTCTTGAATTATTTGCAGGGGTTTGAATCTTTGTTCTCCCCTGGGGTATGATGGTTCTCTTTAATTTGGGGATGTTTGAAGCGATGCATTGAGATCCTATACTGAGAGGATGGTGGTGAACACTTAGACGAGAAATCCAGAGTTCATAAAAGGTGTACGCTAGTCTGAATTGCAGCAGTAATAGCGTGAACACCATGTTGGAAGCATTTTAAAGGGGTGCGTTAGTAAGTCTTCATGTAGGTGATCTGGTGTTTGGTTTTCAGCTTCTTTTTATCTGTGATTTTGCTGATGAGTCGGTTTTGGTCCATGTGTTTTTGGACCACAGAGGTTTAACTAGATTTAGTATCACTTTCAGGCTATATAGGTAGCCTAATTATTGGCTAGATTTGACAACTGAAGTAACACAAATAAAACCTTTTATTACCCAAAACTAAGGGATCCATCATTTAACAACTGAAGTAACACAAATGAAACCTTTTGAACAAGGCGAATacaactttaatttttgttgaataAGGTGGAATCCACCTCCATCCTAGAGATTGCCCTTTCGAATTGGCTCCACTTCTGCTCCAATGTCCCAGTATATCCAATCGACATCCTCACCAGCCCCGGCGAGATACCGGCGAGGGCCTTCTCTTCTGAGTTCAATTCACTGCTGGTACTGCTACCGGAGCAAGACATGAGAGTCTCGTAATAACCCAAGCTAACCGCTATTAACCCAAATTGAGAGCTGTTCTGCAAGTGGTGCATCAGCCTGTTAGCTTTCTCTTCCGATTCCATGTCGACACAAAGAAGACCGCCGAATCCGTAGCCTTTGTTGGCCATGGACTTCAATAGGTGGTGTTGAGGGTGGTCCTCAAGGCCTGGGTAGACGACCCTGATACCCAGTTTCTTCATTCTAGTAGCATATTCCAAGGCTCTGCGGCAATGCTCCTTCATTCTCAGGCCTAAGTGAGGTATCCTTTCAGAGAGTTCAAAGGCAACCTTGGCGTTCATGGTCGGGCCTAGAAGCATCAAAGCACCTTGGTGCAAGTCCATCATGGAGTTCAACAGACTTGCAGGACCACAAACAGCACCTGAAATTTcccattatattaataaaccaATACGATGCTAACTAGTTCTCGAAACGatactttttacttttccactaaaattatcaaatttagaGCATTAAAACTTTAAGTTGGTATACAGAATTTATCAGAAATATGATACAAAAAAGCAACACGCGACATGCTTTTCAAGTGATCACTAATGGCATCATTCATTGGGTACATAAGTTTCCCCTCACCAACCCTAAAAACTTTGGTTATTTTGTAGAGTTCATATCAGAAATCTTACTCGTTTGCCTTCAATGAACCCCAAACTATATTCATTTGCcattttatatgattttccGACATAACACAAGTATGGTATTGGTACATGAGAAACATACGACGAAAAAATCGAACCTGCGATAACATCAGCCCCACCGCTTATGAACTTGGAGATACTATGAACGACAACATCGGCACCAAGCCGGGCAGGGGAAAGAACCATGGGAGAGAAAGTGTTGTCTACAACCACCATGGTTCCTTTGTCATGTGCTAGCTTGCTTAGCTCCGGAATGTTGGCTACGGTGAGTGTTGGGTTGGAAATTGACTCGAAGAACAACACTTTGGTCCTTCCTTCGACGATGGCGTTTTTCACCGCTTCGTGATCGGTTATGTCCACAAACGTGGTCGTGATGTTACAAGTTCTGGGCAAGAAATGGGTTAAAAGTGCATGGGTTCCTCCGTAGAGGGTCGCCGACGCCACCACATGTCCGCCGCTGCTGCAGAGTTGCAACATCACTGATGATATAGCAGCCATGCCTGTCATCACGAAACCATATTATTAACCTCGAATTTGACGGTTTGTATGCATATATAATTAGACGTTACCACTAGCAGTGCAATAGGCAGCTTCGGTTCCTTCTAGGGCTGCCACCTGACGACCGAGATTTAAGACGGTGGGGTTGAAGTGACGACTATAAATGAAGAAATCACGATCGGGGCCCAGTTCACCAGTGAACATGCGGCGCATTGTCTCAGGTTCCATGACGGTGAAGGTGGCGGAAGCTTCAATGGACATGTTAATGCCACCATGCTCACCGAATTCATGGCGCAGGCCGGCTAAGGAGGCAGCAGGGTCATTTTCCCATGCTGCTGGTGCCACTGCCAGTGTTGGCAACATAGATTTCTTGGCCACGAATATCTCATCATCCACTTCAAAGCTATCAGCCGCTGCCGCTCTCTTCATTCCGGAAATTCCAAATTCACAGCTACGGGTTTCTGCCATAATTAAGTGATAAGAAGGATTGATTAACGATGTAAATGGCAATAACAAAAATGAAGGAGTAATTAAGATTGTTAAGAAAGAAGTGGTGAAGAGATGTAAGGGTTGGAAGCTATATATAAGCAAAGAACTGAGCTAAAATAGCGGGGTTACAGACTTTGCAAAGCAAGAGAgcattatgaaaaaaaaaaatcaagtgggGTATGTCTAAACGAATTTATATTCCTATAAAACCAAAGTCTAAACTCACATTAAACAACTAGTTTaaggaataataaataattatagacGCGCGGAATATTTAAGACAAGTGGTAGAAGGATTCATTTAATATCATGTGTTTATCGAGGATGCATGGTATCGGGtaataatttaactcttttttttttaatttattttaaataattctaatttaGTACACTAACTAAATTGAGAGACTAATTTATTAGGTCCAAGGGATCTCTTACGTATATTCAATACCCTTACTTGCTTAGAATTACTCATAATCTTTCTCAACCTTAATTTAAATGGAAAGGTAAATACACATTAACATGCTCAAACTCACATCTTCttatattgacaacaatgtCAATACCAACTAAACTAAAActtttatctcaaaattaaatattattatatgatcaTGTAAAAAGTTTCCAACAACCCTCTAAAAAATTTTAGTGAATCCACCCTGTAATTTGAATAATATCCTATTGCACACTGATTATATAATTTCCAACAACTCTATTTAACACTAATTAAAATTGACCCAGAACTTATCTTCTAGACTTTTCTAATAactctatttaaaatttatgtttgaaGATGAAGGCTTAAATTTACACCTAATTATTCTAACTAACAATTTCCACATTTAAAACTATTactttttaattacttaaatatgcTTCTCAGAACTATTcttaaatttgtcaaattttaaattgtttctatttttattttacttttacaatagtatttatattagtttaaaacattatttaatttaaatatatcttttatttttaaaatctatttcagagctatatttcatttttcacatgattttagattaattttgaaatattgtttcatttaatatttaaatatgtttataaaatatattatgtttagtATTTAACcgtatataaaaatttcatttctatttttatatagatCTAAAAAGGAATGTTTTTATAAGAATTAGAAaaggattttattatttttgttgagattttagttttaattttaattttaatttaatgtatggtgtttaaacttattattattttattattaatgtcaataaaataatatttaaaaattaatttaaaaggtatccattttaaatataattaaaaatgaagtaTTTTGAAACTTAAATAACTATCCTAAAACTCAAAgttttatattcttaaatttaaattaaatcattatcaaattttattattttattgcaactaaacaattattttcatcaattttttttcaaaattgatgatgtttttaatctattttttttcaataaatgacttaattagatttgattgaataaataaagCACCACAATATCAACAGCAAAGAAAAACCACACCAATGAAACaacagaaaaaaataagagCCTAACAAAGTTAAAAGAGTAGACATAAAATCAATTCTACTAATGTTAGGCTAAATCCAACATTAGGCAACAGGTAGAGCTAGCAAGCTCTCCTTATTCAATATAAACACAAAGttcttttaatttggtttttcttgTTGTACAAAAAATGGTGAACATTgagcttaattaatttgtaaataaaaaactagTCCCTTTAAAAATCAtccacataattttaaatttttaaaagttatactaattttattgatgttattacttgaataaaattttaagcatattaattatcacttaactagtattagatttaattatattaattaattattattttgaataatatcactttacattaattatataaaataaaaactactttaattatgatttgaaaatgatttattataatattttaaattaaataattaatatattttaattatattcaataatttaaataaacaatattattataattatgtaaATCAGTGTAAgttaataaatagtaaaatgttAATCATAATGCAAGTTGTTTGAAAAAGAcaacttagggtgagtttggatgggcggtgcgtttacctgcggttagtataaaaacaacagtagcggtgagattagatacggTAGCGATACTGtacgtgagacaaaaagtaaactaaacgcaccacactgcacccaatcgcccatccaaaccaaCCCTTAGTCAATATGTATTTGAGAAGAATATAAATTGAAGAAAACTGGTTCAAGGaataatatacatattgtaTATAGTTTTATCatattgtaaatataaatattttaaaatttttggtaaaaaatcatatttttttgtataatgagattaaaaatTGACGCATGCAATGACTCAACACGCAATTACGAAAGTAGGCTTTTCCTTTTTCAGAATATGTGCCCAATTACTACGCAATTATGCTATGAGATTGGCGTAACTGttctttttacaaataaaacaaacttcttttaatttgtttttttcttgttgtacgaaaatgttttacaaaagttgttttaataaaataaatatacatttgagattctatatctataaatttatattatttttgtaaaacaagacataaatatatattttaaaaatattatagtacaatttccttttaacaatcgaaatttattttataataagaaattattttgtaataatcaATGTCATATATAATCTTAATACTAAATAATGCTtgattaaaacttaatttaaattacatatatgagTATATATTAATACGTTAGAGTTGTAAGAGATAAATGAAGCTAAGTATTATCTAAAcaaatactcatatttatataattaaaatattcatatttatatactatattaaaatatgtcataagtccttgtactcttcagaaatt
The window above is part of the Gossypium raimondii isolate GPD5lz chromosome 9, ASM2569854v1, whole genome shotgun sequence genome. Proteins encoded here:
- the LOC105800198 gene encoding methionine gamma-lyase, translated to MAETRSCEFGISGMKRAAAADSFEVDDEIFVAKKSMLPTLAVAPAAWENDPAASLAGLRHEFGEHGGINMSIEASATFTVMEPETMRRMFTGELGPDRDFFIYSRHFNPTVLNLGRQVAALEGTEAAYCTASGMAAISSVMLQLCSSGGHVVASATLYGGTHALLTHFLPRTCNITTTFVDITDHEAVKNAIVEGRTKVLFFESISNPTLTVANIPELSKLAHDKGTMVVVDNTFSPMVLSPARLGADVVVHSISKFISGGADVIAGAVCGPASLLNSMMDLHQGALMLLGPTMNAKVAFELSERIPHLGLRMKEHCRRALEYATRMKKLGIRVVYPGLEDHPQHHLLKSMANKGYGFGGLLCVDMESEEKANRLMHHLQNSSQFGLIAVSLGYYETLMSCSGSSTSSELNSEEKALAGISPGLVRMSIGYTGTLEQKWSQFERAISRMEVDSTLFNKN